One Zymoseptoria tritici IPO323 chromosome 3, whole genome shotgun sequence genomic region harbors:
- the ENG1 gene encoding endo-1,3-beta-glucanase has product MPDNSLTSLSPSDVQTGTVPDLSSTGGSVITSLQTSGQPSSEPFPDISFSTTSLSLVDPTSFSSPTATAPVTSISETSIFRAIATGAPPSQISQRSNHPVPRLGIQGQQEKLQTNKFYSNLFLGDQSQSVFTFPYSVQWTKGSGETPSWGLAVSHVERNQVVFGPPQPGKDAGQSSYYANPIGVRSLILSATELNQTEAGTPGLTTDSLAAFSINLNLFGHGWTTPTIVFPLVQGSPFITGKYNSATPLIQTGVGIDNITYAGAVIEGSTYKYRIRLRNGYTWLMYVSPQSTDYAQNTFTLSDGAVQGASSFSGTIQVAKLPGDANSDVEAVYDSAAGAYPITGAISGAVDGTVGSYTMSWTKEGVSNQTLLLFALPHHVGSFSDETAGRATGLQLMTTVKGMATAVRGDSWTLTEDDLPIDMAFAPWSPAQGSVKTVSSNAVQAIYEAGLAELQQRIGQQTNVGSLYFDGKALAKFAAIVYTMNDIAGNRTLALSGLKVLQDAMAFHINNQMGFPLVYESAWGGVVSSGAYQNGNALEDFGNTYYNDHHFHYGYFVYTAAVIGYLDNEWLNDSNVAWTNMLVRDYANSVTDDEYFPFSRAFDWYHGHSWAAGLFASADGKNQESSSEDTMASYALKMWGQIINDKAMEARGNLMLAIQKRSFAAYYLFEETNTVQPAEYIGNKVAGILFENKMDHTTYFGAAPELIEGIHMIPLMPFSAYIRSAKFVQEEWDAYFANTINTIQSGWRGLLMANFAIVNPSASFNFFSDPNLNPDFLDGGASQTWYLAWSAALGGSGT; this is encoded by the coding sequence ATGCCAGACAACTCCCTGACTTCACTTTCGCCTTCCGATGTGCAGACTGGCACTGTTCCGGATCTCTCAAGTACAGGCGGCAGCGTGATAACTTCGTTGCAAACGTCAGGCCAACCGTCGTCGGAGCCCTTTCCGGATATCTCGTTCTCGACAACCAGTCTCTCTCTGGTGGATCCCACGTCgttctcctctccaacaGCGACCGCACCGGTGACATCTATCTCAGAAACCAGCATTTTCCGAGCAATCGCAACAGGTGCGCCACCATCACAGATCAGTCAGAGAAGTAATCATCCTGTTCCAAGACTAGGCATCCAGGGACAGCAGGAGAAACTTCAAACGAACAAGTTCTACTCCAATCTGTTCCTGGGCGACCAGAGCCAGTCCGTGTTTACATTCCCGTACTCGGTCCAATGGACTAAAGGATCTGGCGAAACACCAAGCTGGGGTCTTGCCGTCTCACACGTGGAGCGCAACCAAGTCGTGTTCGGACCTCCTCAGCCAGGCAAGGATGCTGGTCAATCGTCGTACTACGCCAATCCAATTGGCGTCCGATCGCTCATTCTTTCGGCGACTGAGCTCAACCAGACTGAGGCCGGCACACCTGGGTTGACGACCGATTCACTGGCTGCGTTCAGCATCAACTTGAACCTCTTCGGACACGGCTGGACTACTCCGACGATTGTTTTCCCTCTCGTCCAGGGCTCTCCTTTCATTACTGGGAAGTACAACTCCGCCACTCCTCTCATTCAGACTGGCGTCGGCATCGATAACATCACCTATGCCGGCGCAGTCATCGAAGGCTCAACCTACAAGTACCGCATTCGTCTCCGCAATGGTTACACGTGGTTGATGTACGTCTCACCCCAGTCAACCGACTATGCGCAGAACACATTCACACTCAGCGATGGAGCTGTGCAAGGTGCTTCAAGCTTTTCTGGCACGATCCAGGTCGCCAAACTGCCGGGTGATGCCAATAGTGACGTTGAAGCTGTCTACGACAGTGCTGCCGGCGCGTACCCTATCACAGGTGCCATTTCCGGTGCCGTCGATGGAACAGTCGGCAGCTACACCATGTCATGGACGAAGGAAGGTGTTAGCAATCAGACGCTCCTGCTCTTCGCATTGCCTCATCACGTCGGATCTTTCAGTGACGAGACTGCCGGCAGAGCAACGGGTCTGCAGCTCATGACGACCGTCAAAGGCATGGCTACTGCGGTCCGCGGTGACAGCTGGACACTCACCGAAGACGACCTTCCCATCGATATGGCCTTCGCTCCCTGGTCGCCTGCTCAGGGCAGCGTGAAGACTGTATCATCGAATGCAGTCCAAGCCATCTATGAAGCTGGTCTCGCTGAATTGCAGCAAAGGATCGGCCAGCAGACCAACGTTGGCAGTCTCTACTTTGACGGCAAAGCCTTGGCCAAATTCGCTGCCATTGTGTACACGATGAACGACATTGCTGGTAATCGCACTCTGGCCCTCTCCGGTCTGAAAGTATTGCAGGATGCCATGGCGTTCCACATCAATAATCAGATGGGGTTCCCACTGGTATACGAGAGTGCCTGGGGCGGTGTTGTCAGTTCGGGAGCTTACCAGAACGGCAACGCTCTTGAAGACTTTGGCAACACCTACTACAACGATCATCACTTCCACTACGGCTACTTTGTGTACACTGCCGCTGTGATCGGTTACCTCGACAATGAGTGGCTCAACGACAGCAACGTCGCCTGGACCAACATGCTCGTCCGTGACTACGCCAACTCAGTCACAGATGATGAGTACTTCCCATTCTCTCGTGCATTCGATTGGTATCATGGTCACTCCTGGGCAGCCGGTCTCTTCGCATCCGCCGACGGCAAGAACCAAGAAAGTTCCAGCGAGGATACCATGGCCAGCTACGCGCTGAAAATGTGGGGCCAAATCATCAACGACAAAGCCATGGAAGCCCGCGGCAATCTGATGCTCGCCATTCAGAAACGCAGCTTTGCAGCTTACTACCTCTTTGAAGAGACCAACACCGTGCAACCGGCGGAATACATCGGCAACAAAGTCGCAGGCATTCTCTTCGAGAACAAAATGGACCACACGACCTACTTCGGCGCCGCGCCGGAGTTGATTGAAGGGATCCACATGATTCCTCTCATGCCATTCAGCGCATACATTCGCAGTGCGAAGTTCGTCCAGGAGGAGTGGGATGCATACTTTGCAAACACGATCAACACGATTCAAAGCGGCTGGAGAGGATTGCTGATGGCGAACTTCGCCATCGTGAATCCCTCAGCCAGCTTCAACTTTTTCAGCGACCCGAATTTGAACCCGGACTTTTTGGATGGTGGAGCAAGTCAAACTTGGTATCTGGCGTGGTCGGCTGCGCTGGGAGGATCGGGAACctga